DNA sequence from the Lycium barbarum isolate Lr01 chromosome 5, ASM1917538v2, whole genome shotgun sequence genome:
TGGCTCACCAAATTCACACTTCCAATTGCCCAAAAGACAATAATTATTCAAATTAGCAAATTTTCTATCCGTTTGCACCTACTTCCATCTAAATACACATCCATTTCTAGATaacaacaaaaaatttaaaaaaggaTAAATCGTTTTAATATTAGCATAATTATTACCATATCATGGATctaaattttcttttttgttttattaaTCAATCAACTTTGTAGCTAAATGATGAGTTGCGATATATACACATGATGCAATAACCCTTTCCATTCAAAATAAACTGCTACAACTTGGCCAAACTCTTTTAGAATAGTTGTTTTGGTCTCTATATTTGAACTTGTTATATATTATAACATAATATTATATTAAGTTGGTAATGTAAAAAAGTTTTCCACTACCAGTGCGTATATAAAATGTTTAACTAAAATTCACCGTAGTGTAAAAAACTCATATTATTAGATTACTTTCATATTTTATAGCAGATAATATGCCTTATTTAAAGGATTATAAATCCATTTTTTATGAGGGTTACATGTAGATATTTTTTAGGTAACTTGATAATATAAAAGTTTCTTTACGGTTGTTGTGTATATAAATTAAACGCTAAGCTAACTAGTCCAAACAAAATAGATCTTACTTAAGCCACAAGAAATTAAATGTGTCCAATTTGATCATAACAAAAAAGTCAACTACTCATAGTCAAACTACCCAACTAGCAACCCTTATAAATAACCTAACCGCCATGAGATCCTCATTTTCATTCTTTCTTCTCCAACCAAACCTGAAATTAAACCAAACTCTCCCTTTTCACATCCAAATTCAACCAAAAAACAAAACATCCCATTTCTCAAACATTACAAGAAATCATGGTAGTTCTACCAataaagagagaaagagaaggtgaATTTAAAACCATAACAACCATGGCAAATTACTTGATGTTGCTCTCACACCAAGAAAATCTTTCTGACGCAATCACAAACAGTTCTCCTGATCGTGTTTTTGAGTGCAAAACTTGCAATAGACAATTTTCTTCATTTCAAGCGCTTGGTGGTCATCGAGCAAGTCACAAGAAGCCAAGATTAATGGGAGAATTGAACTTTCAATTGCCAATTTCTCCTCCTAAACCAAAAACACATGAGTGTTCCATTTGTGGGCTTGAATTTCCTATAGGACAAGCTTTAGGTGGACATATGAGAAGGCATAGAGGTATTATgaatgaaaataataatattcAAGTTCCTCATGTTGTGAAGAAATTAAAAAATACTCCAAGAGTTTTGTGTTTGGATTTGAACTTGACTCCATTGGAGAATGACTTAGAGTTCAAGATGAAGAAGCAAGCTCCAGTAGTTGATTTCTTCTTGTGATAATTGAATATACTGGACAAATAAATCCTATCTAGACCCCAAGTTCTTTTTtatctttttccttctttttttcttctacTTATGGATCATGTTCTAGATAAGGAATTTTATTTGTTTATCTGATCGAAGCGGAGCTATAGTTGGTGAAGGATGACTAGTTGAACATTCTTTGCCAAAAAAATTATACTGTATATATACAGACTTTTTATATATACTTATTAAATCTTTAATGCACTCAGCGAAATTTCTTGTATAGGAGTCTTGTCTTGTGGATACTTTCTTTTGAAATTTCTTGTATAGGAGGCTTCCCTTGTGGAAACTTTCTATTGAATGATATggatttattttttcatttatacTTTCAACTTGGGcaagtagattttttttttttttaccttgggCAAGTAGATCGAACATCAATAACTTTCAATCAGTTCTTCTGGTATCGAATTTTTCATTTTCCTATTTCCATTCATTAGTAGAACATCAATTGTGGTAATTAGATTGCTTTTGCTCGCTTGTTTACATAAatggattgaaaaaaaaaaaaaaaaaaaagagagagaaacacACACGTACATTAGAAAGAAAGTAGTATATGTTTCAAATTAACTAAACCAAGCATGTAGTAATATATTATATTGGACTTAGTTTATACTCTCTTTTTGTTCCATTTTATATGAAACGTTTGCTTGAGTACGAAAGTTAGAACTTAACGAAGACTTATTTTTGTCAAATTCTTTATAGTAATTCTAAACGATTATTAACGTGAGTTTGAGGTGACATTTAGGAATGACTTCTGCAATATGAAAGTCGTACCTTTTAGTTAATCTTCTTACAAGGTCAATAATTATTAAATGAGGAGTAATTTGTCAATTTTTTCGCAATTAATAAGTTTGCCAAGAAATAACAGGCATTTTCTAGGTCCTGGAGAAGCTGTTCATTGGAAAATTCAGCACTATCGTTTAATTTTAAAACCGAATGACGAACTGGACCAATTAAGTGTTAAATTAGAAATTTCGCCAATTATCCCTTTTTGGAACAACTATTAAATGAccctatttttatttcttttgtaaCTTATAGATCTTATACTACGGTTTAAATATCTGTTTTGAGAAAACTGAAAATtttatgggaaaaaaaaagttagaACATAGAgattaacccattagtgggagcaaatgaaattattgtacagcaacatacttaaaatacttatatattaaaataagatacaatttaattactttttcatttttccttactctaataaatgtgaaaagagattaatgtcataaaagaaaaaataatattaaatggagatcaaataataattaataaggtaaatta
Encoded proteins:
- the LOC132642202 gene encoding zinc finger protein ZAT11-like, with translation MVVLPIKREREGEFKTITTMANYLMLLSHQENLSDAITNSSPDRVFECKTCNRQFSSFQALGGHRASHKKPRLMGELNFQLPISPPKPKTHECSICGLEFPIGQALGGHMRRHRGIMNENNNIQVPHVVKKLKNTPRVLCLDLNLTPLENDLEFKMKKQAPVVDFFL